The nucleotide window GTTAAGTCAGCAAAAATGTCATAATGCATTTGCTGTAAGCAATCAAAAAGGTCAGTGCACGTGGTTGAATGAAAGTGACGTTGCAGACTTTCAAGGCCAAGAAGCATTTCCGCACGCGTTAAATATGCTCAATCTTACACCGCACTGTCTCAACATAAATAACACCCAACCACCACTCCATTCCCTCAAAAATCTTATACCAATCACCACCATTTCAatcttcctcttttctttttattctctctctaaGATTCTCTGGACAATGGCTTTCGAAGCTTCCTTGTTGGAGCTCATGTCAATGACATTTGGGTTCTGTTTCTTCACCTTCACAATcttgttttctctgttttctttgtcAATCCTTGTGCTGAGGATGAAGCCTTGGTGCAACTGCGACGTTTGCCAAACTTATCTTACTTCGAGCTGGACCAGAGATTTCGATAATCTTTGTGATTGGTACACTCACCTTCTTCGCAGTTCTCCCACTGGAACCATCCACGTTCACGTTCTTGGAAACATAATCACCGCAAACCCAGATAACGTCGAGCACATTCTCAAGACCAAGTTCGATAACTACCCGAAAGGGAAGCAGTTCTCTGCAATCCTCGGTGATCTTCTCGGCAAAGGTATTTTCAATGTCGATGGTGACACGTGGAGGTTCCAGAGAAAGCTGGCGAGCGCTGAACTGGGTAGTGTTTCAATACGGTTGTACGCATTTGAGCTTGTTAGAGCTGAGATTAATTCGCGGTTGATTCCTCTCTTGTCCTCGATTGCAAGTGATCAAGATAAGGTTTTGGATTTACAAGATGTTTTTAGAAGATTCTCGTTCGACAACATTTGTAAATTCTCGTTCGGGTTAGATCCTGGTTGTCTGAATCTATCGCTACCGATTTCGGACTTCTCTGTCGCATTCGATGAGGCATCGAGATTGTCGGCACAAAGAGCACTCGCATCGTCGCCGTTGATTTGGAAGATGAAGAGATTCTTCAATATAGGATCGGAAAAGAAGCTTAAAGAAGCCATTGATATGGTTAACGAGCTTGCTGAGGGGATGATAAGTCAACGGCGGAAAACAGGTTTATCCAACAACAAAGATCTTCTATCACGATTCATAGGGTCCGTAGATGATGACACGTATCTTCGAGACATTGTGGTTAGCTTTCTATTGGCTGGTCGTGACACGGTGGCTTCTGGGCTCAGTAGCTTAATGTGGTTAATATCACAAAACCCAAAAGTCGAGGAAGCGATTCGGGCCGAGTCAGACAGAGTCATGGGGACGAGTCAAGatcttgaaagctttgaacagcTTCGTGACATGCATTATTTAAATGCGGCAGTATATGAGAGCTTGAGATTGTTTCCCCCTGTGCAATTCGACTCCAAATTCTCTTTAGAAGATGACGTACTACCTGACGGCACATTTGTCAAGGGTGGCACTCGGGTCACTTACCACCCGTTCGCCATGGGTCGGATTGAACGGATTTGGGGCTCCGATTGTCATGAATTCAAACCGGAGAGGTGGTTGAGTAATGGGGTTTTTGtaccccaaaacccatttaagtACACGGTTTTTCAAGCAGGAGCAAGGATTTGTATGGGGAAGGATTTGGCATTAGTAGAGATGAAATGTGTAGCCCTTGCACTTATTCGGAGATTCAATATTCGGGTAGCGGATCCGGATTACGTGCCCCGGTTTTCTCCGGGTCTTACAGCCTCTTTAAGAGGTGGGTTGCCCGTTGGGATTGAAGAAAGGGAAGTTATATGTTCGTGAGgagtcttttttcttttttggattaATTTTGTAGCGGTTGAATACTGCACATACAAAATTagaatattgaaataaattttgttttaaaattgaattcacatgttcaaaaaaaagagaacgaATGCTTTGAAGCGTGTGGGACCACACCTCAAACTATTTTCGTCCTCTCGTTACTTTTTGTCTTAGGTTAGTTTACGTATCTTCTATTCTTCTTACACGTGGATAATTGGGAGTTGGGTAACCACTAAAGTTAAGAAACGGTTGACTGGAATTCTTTACTTGGATTAATTATTCGAGGTCGTGGCCTAGTGGCACGCTCACTTACATCTAGGGGTCGcaaaaattatatgaaaattcGGGgtgaaatataaaaatattctcTAGTTTAAAATCGAGTCCGGATTCAAATATAGAATTTAGTCTGATTTATTTGTCCGGATCCTAATTCGGATCAGGTTATTATGCGATTTACTTGTTTGGATCTAAACCAATccggatttgatcaattaattaCGATCAAAATTCAATCTGGGTTAGAatatgaacatgtaaatatttcgtaaacacttgCTATTGTCCAATCCATAAttgattttttgtcacccccACTTACATCTACACTTAATCTGTTTTGCAATATAACAAATGAGTAAATTCTACTCTTTTTTTAAACCAAGAGTGATGTCGTATAAATTTGTCTTTTTAAGTTTGATATAAATCCAAATTCGGGGCATTAAATCCGTGTACGTAGAAATTTCACACACAACAATAGGGTAAATCAAAATAAACCTAGAGTGTTAGGGTTGTCAAAAAACCATGTCAAACTGAACCGACCTCTAAACTAACTATTTGATCGGTTattatcaaatatattttaatgagaattgattaaaaataataaaaaaaatgatcaaaCTGCCAATAACTAATAAAACaatcgattaaatttatgtcatataattcaaaaaaaataaattaaccgTAGACACCCGTCCCAGAAATCAATGGGTGTGGGGGACACATTACTTTGGGAAACTCATTACCGGGGAAACTCACGTGTTTTGTCTCCGTGAAATGCACTAATTTTTTAGATGCACATGGGTATTGATGGTTCTTGAATGCATGGTCGTACCAATAACATAGTGGATAAGGGCGGCGGCTGCCCACTGATTTATTTATATTACTACAAAATGTGCTTCTGACAAAACAGAACATGATTTGCAGTCCACGAACTACTCTGTTAGATACTCTGGCTCTGCATGTGAGCTGTTTAATTATTCTGTCCATTTGTCGCCTAGAGATTAGTTACATGTAAACAGTTTCTACTCTCAATCCAGTTCAACCATGCTGCGCTGGCCTGGTTAGAAGCATGGATTCACCACTTCTTAGTTACTCCCTTTGTGGGCTAAGGGCCTGCTTGGATGGACCAATGTGTCTGTGGGCTGATCCATATTTACCAAAACTTGCAAGGGTTGGACTAATTAGTCCAGAAACTGAGCTCCATGTATTGGGCTTTCTAGGCCTAGATAAGAAAATAGGGCCTCGAGTTCATTAGGATGCTTACAGATGATCGTTCATCAATTCTTTTTGGGTACATTGTTCATTACATAATTTATGGTAGGCAACGACAAAAGTTAAGGAACTATAGCTTTGTTGCCTTGTACACACACGATTATTACCACCTTATTTTGCTTTAGAACTACGTAGTACACTCATCTTCCTGTTATAATTTGGCAACATACTTTAAATGACCAGGGATATGAATGTTTATGACGTAGTCTTCCCAGTTGATGGTAGTACTTAGTAGGATCAGAGTTACATGGATCCAACTCTGCACTACCTTCTCTTGCGCGCTGCCATTCGCAGTTTCTGATCAGTGTTTGTATCTTCAAAGCTGCACAAATTTGTACAGTTTCGATTGTTAgatgatttatatatattactGTCATTTAATCTATTTGGGGAAGCTGAATAATAGAGGTAAAGTTTATACATACATGCACTTGGAGAAGACGTAAGGCTTGTAAAGTTCGACCAAGCGAATCAGCATTAATGAGAGCTTGCGATTCTTGACTTTGTAAGCATCTATATAATGCTTACAAGAT belongs to Tripterygium wilfordii isolate XIE 37 chromosome 2, ASM1340144v1, whole genome shotgun sequence and includes:
- the LOC120006386 gene encoding cytochrome P450 94C1, yielding MAFEASLLELMSMTFGFCFFTFTILFSLFSLSILVLRMKPWCNCDVCQTYLTSSWTRDFDNLCDWYTHLLRSSPTGTIHVHVLGNIITANPDNVEHILKTKFDNYPKGKQFSAILGDLLGKGIFNVDGDTWRFQRKLASAELGSVSIRLYAFELVRAEINSRLIPLLSSIASDQDKVLDLQDVFRRFSFDNICKFSFGLDPGCLNLSLPISDFSVAFDEASRLSAQRALASSPLIWKMKRFFNIGSEKKLKEAIDMVNELAEGMISQRRKTGLSNNKDLLSRFIGSVDDDTYLRDIVVSFLLAGRDTVASGLSSLMWLISQNPKVEEAIRAESDRVMGTSQDLESFEQLRDMHYLNAAVYESLRLFPPVQFDSKFSLEDDVLPDGTFVKGGTRVTYHPFAMGRIERIWGSDCHEFKPERWLSNGVFVPQNPFKYTVFQAGARICMGKDLALVEMKCVALALIRRFNIRVADPDYVPRFSPGLTASLRGGLPVGIEEREVICS